One Novipirellula galeiformis genomic region harbors:
- a CDS encoding DUF1501 domain-containing protein: MNHQEPNTKQAMQRAASLSARRHFMASGAMSLAGFALATLLRNEELSAQTPVKDPFVRPEAEPKAYDVKPKEPHFQPTAKAMISLFMQGGPSHLDLFDPKPVLDKMDGKNYEGDIKYDNAAEASSKLMASPWKFKKHGHCGMEISELLPGLAEVVDEITLIRSMHTGVNNHGQSIRALQNGRNLGGRPTVGSWLTYGLGCETDELPAYVALIDPGQLPVMGVENWSNGFLPSLYQGTVVRPQEPRILNLDAPAHLSGVAQQEALSFLETLNRQHLEQRAGFHDLQARIASYELAANMQLAAKEAVDFSRESKATLKMYGLEDPATKDFGARCLIARRLIERGVRFAQVFTENQRWDHHNRIQSGLPSACKKVDIPSAALVKDLRQRGLLDSTVVHWGGEMGRLPVIENDSGPARVGRDHNTYGFSMWVAGGGFKQGYVHGATDELGHKAVEGVVNHFDYHATLLHLFGLDAERFGFEVNNRSMSLLDNQGGQVVKELLA; encoded by the coding sequence ATGAACCATCAAGAACCTAATACGAAACAAGCAATGCAACGTGCCGCTTCCCTCTCGGCGCGGCGGCACTTTATGGCGTCCGGAGCGATGAGCCTCGCTGGGTTCGCGCTGGCGACGTTGCTGCGAAACGAAGAGCTGAGCGCGCAGACGCCCGTCAAGGATCCGTTTGTGCGCCCCGAGGCGGAGCCCAAAGCGTATGACGTGAAGCCGAAGGAGCCGCATTTCCAGCCGACCGCCAAGGCAATGATTTCCTTGTTTATGCAAGGAGGCCCGAGTCATTTGGATTTGTTTGATCCCAAGCCTGTTCTCGACAAGATGGATGGTAAGAACTACGAAGGGGATATCAAATACGATAACGCCGCAGAGGCAAGCTCCAAGCTGATGGCATCCCCGTGGAAGTTCAAAAAGCATGGGCATTGTGGGATGGAAATCTCAGAACTGCTTCCGGGGCTAGCCGAAGTCGTCGATGAGATTACGTTGATCCGCTCGATGCATACGGGCGTTAATAATCATGGTCAATCGATCCGAGCGCTGCAAAATGGGCGCAATTTGGGGGGCCGTCCTACCGTAGGAAGCTGGTTGACGTACGGTTTGGGATGTGAGACCGATGAGTTGCCAGCCTACGTTGCCCTGATTGATCCCGGTCAGTTGCCTGTGATGGGCGTGGAGAATTGGTCAAACGGTTTTCTTCCCTCGCTTTATCAGGGGACGGTTGTCCGGCCACAAGAGCCGCGGATCTTAAATCTCGACGCGCCTGCACATCTGAGCGGTGTGGCGCAACAGGAGGCTCTTAGTTTTCTGGAAACGCTGAATCGCCAACACCTTGAACAACGGGCTGGATTTCACGATCTACAGGCTCGTATCGCTAGTTATGAACTAGCCGCAAACATGCAATTAGCAGCAAAAGAAGCTGTCGATTTTAGCCGCGAGTCGAAGGCCACACTGAAAATGTACGGACTCGAGGATCCCGCAACCAAAGATTTTGGGGCGCGATGCTTGATCGCTCGGAGATTGATCGAACGGGGCGTCCGCTTTGCTCAAGTGTTTACCGAGAATCAACGCTGGGATCATCACAACCGTATCCAAAGCGGGCTACCCTCAGCGTGTAAAAAGGTCGACATCCCGTCGGCAGCACTGGTCAAAGATCTCAGGCAACGCGGGCTACTCGATTCCACAGTCGTTCATTGGGGAGGCGAGATGGGGCGGTTGCCCGTGATCGAAAACGACTCGGGACCCGCACGTGTTGGTCGAGATCACAACACCTACGGATTTAGTATGTGGGTTGCCGGCGGCGGGTTTAAACAGGGCTACGTGCATGGTGCTACCGATGAACTGGGGCACAAAGCGGTCGAAGGGGTGGTTAACCATTTCGATTACCATGCAACGTTGTTGCACTTGTTTGGGCTGGACGCCGAACGCTTTGGCTTTGAAGTCAACAATCGCTCCATGTCGCTGCTGGACAACCAAGGCGGCCAGGTCGTCAAAGAGCTTTTGGCTTAG
- a CDS encoding PSD1 and planctomycete cytochrome C domain-containing protein, translating to MRCHPFVATTLLFVATAPAFGESITQPASAEVSFEHDVRPILKAHCLECHGEGSEAEGGLDLRLRRFILVGGDSGPAVVEGSPDESPLLDRTLSEDMPPGDVKLKPEEIEILRQWVISGAKTLRPEPDSIPDGVYVPPEEREFWSFKPIQTPAVPVVKNQDQVRNPVDAFLLRRLEEKQLHFSADADRQTFIRRATIDLTGLPPTPEAVQQFVADEDPQAVENLIDRLLDSPEYGERWGRHWLDVVGYADSEGYTNDDVVRTNAYHYRDYVIRAFNDDMPFDQFIREQIAGDEIIGFPKKNLTTDEAAKLIATGFLRMVPDGTGNVPAAEQPLAQNQVMADALHVVGSSLLGLTLSCAQCHNHRYDPIPHAEYFQVRAIFEPAYDWKKWRNPKARLVSLYTDADRKAAAEIEAEAKKIDAEHNQRATELIAETLEDQLVQHVPEELHDALRVAYQTPANKRTEEHKSHLKKYPKILKISTSSLYLYDRDIRGKLAGLRKTYDAKVKEFVAAAQTKALAPLGEDAKPIAEALKVAAGKRTDAQKTLLAKHQDVVVSESNLAKFDEAAAAELATLKQEMDQTQERAPQLAAIRKRAAEVRAKKPKEEFVRALTEVPGTVPDTFLFARGDHQSPQQQVQPAVLSIPAAGNAVEIPVNDERLPTTGRRLAYAEYLTSGQHPLVARVLVNRFWMHHFGKGLVTTPSDFGALGDRPSHPELLDWLASDFMANGWSVKRFHKQIMTSSAYRQSLRKIPAKDVDPDNRLLSGMSLRRLEAETLRDSVLAISGQLNPKRFGPPVPVMQDRVGQIVIGIENLSAGRPGPVIDMKGEDFRRSVYVQVRRSRPLGVLDTFDAPLMTPNCESRSSSTVAPQSLLLMNSEFLIARSTDFAKRVTKEAGEDPRSQVKRAWELALCQTPSEAQIDSAIAFIDRQTKTLADSAEAQNLAKADKAQTPRLLALANFCQTLLSSNRFLYVD from the coding sequence ATGCGATGCCACCCTTTCGTAGCGACGACGCTGCTATTCGTAGCGACTGCACCCGCCTTTGGTGAATCGATAACTCAACCGGCCTCGGCTGAGGTTTCGTTTGAACACGACGTACGCCCCATTCTGAAGGCCCATTGTCTGGAATGTCATGGCGAAGGGAGCGAGGCCGAAGGAGGGCTCGATCTTCGTCTGCGGCGATTCATCTTGGTCGGTGGCGATAGCGGTCCTGCGGTGGTCGAAGGCAGCCCTGATGAAAGCCCGCTGTTGGATCGTACTTTGTCGGAGGACATGCCTCCGGGAGACGTGAAGCTCAAGCCGGAGGAGATTGAAATCCTTCGCCAATGGGTGATCTCGGGTGCGAAGACCTTGCGTCCCGAACCCGATTCGATTCCCGATGGGGTTTACGTTCCTCCGGAAGAGCGAGAGTTTTGGTCGTTTAAGCCGATCCAAACACCGGCGGTTCCCGTCGTGAAAAATCAGGATCAGGTACGCAATCCTGTCGATGCGTTTCTACTTCGCCGCTTGGAAGAGAAGCAGCTGCACTTTTCAGCGGACGCCGATCGCCAGACCTTCATTCGTCGAGCGACGATCGACTTGACCGGCTTGCCACCGACTCCCGAAGCGGTTCAACAGTTTGTTGCCGATGAGGATCCACAGGCGGTCGAGAACTTGATTGACCGATTGTTGGATTCGCCCGAATATGGCGAGCGTTGGGGGCGGCATTGGTTGGACGTCGTTGGCTATGCGGACTCGGAAGGCTACACCAATGATGATGTCGTTCGCACCAATGCGTATCACTACCGCGATTATGTGATCCGTGCCTTTAACGATGATATGCCGTTTGATCAGTTCATCCGCGAACAGATTGCGGGAGACGAGATCATCGGTTTTCCCAAGAAAAATCTGACCACCGACGAGGCGGCAAAACTCATTGCCACCGGCTTTTTGCGGATGGTTCCCGATGGCACGGGGAACGTTCCCGCAGCCGAGCAACCACTCGCTCAAAACCAAGTCATGGCCGATGCACTTCATGTCGTCGGCAGCTCGCTGCTAGGGTTGACGCTCAGTTGTGCCCAGTGCCACAACCATCGCTACGATCCGATTCCCCATGCGGAGTACTTTCAGGTTCGAGCGATATTCGAACCCGCCTATGACTGGAAAAAATGGCGGAACCCCAAAGCCCGCTTGGTGTCGCTGTACACCGATGCCGATCGCAAAGCCGCGGCTGAAATTGAGGCCGAGGCCAAGAAAATTGATGCGGAGCACAATCAGCGAGCAACTGAATTGATCGCCGAGACATTGGAGGACCAATTGGTCCAGCACGTTCCCGAGGAACTGCACGATGCGCTCCGCGTTGCCTACCAAACTCCGGCTAACAAGCGGACCGAGGAGCATAAGTCGCATCTGAAGAAGTACCCGAAAATCCTTAAAATTTCGACCTCGTCACTCTACCTTTACGATCGTGATATTCGCGGCAAACTAGCGGGTTTACGAAAAACCTACGACGCCAAAGTGAAGGAGTTCGTTGCCGCGGCGCAAACGAAAGCACTCGCGCCGCTCGGCGAGGATGCCAAACCGATCGCCGAGGCGCTGAAAGTTGCCGCGGGCAAGAGAACGGATGCTCAGAAAACGCTACTTGCTAAGCATCAAGATGTGGTCGTCAGCGAAAGCAATCTCGCCAAGTTTGATGAAGCGGCGGCAGCCGAATTGGCAACGTTGAAGCAGGAAATGGATCAAACCCAGGAGCGTGCTCCTCAATTGGCAGCGATCCGAAAGCGGGCGGCAGAGGTTCGAGCCAAGAAGCCGAAAGAAGAATTCGTGCGGGCGTTGACCGAGGTTCCGGGCACCGTGCCGGATACCTTTCTGTTTGCTCGCGGCGATCATCAAAGCCCACAGCAGCAAGTTCAGCCCGCCGTGCTAAGCATTCCCGCCGCGGGAAACGCGGTGGAGATCCCTGTGAATGACGAACGGTTGCCTACGACCGGACGACGACTGGCCTACGCGGAGTACCTGACAAGCGGTCAACATCCGCTTGTCGCCCGAGTGTTGGTCAACCGATTCTGGATGCATCACTTTGGCAAGGGACTGGTCACCACGCCAAGCGATTTTGGAGCGTTGGGTGATCGACCGTCGCACCCCGAGTTGCTGGATTGGCTGGCGAGCGATTTCATGGCCAACGGTTGGAGCGTAAAACGCTTCCATAAGCAGATCATGACTTCGTCGGCATATCGTCAATCCCTGCGGAAGATTCCCGCCAAGGATGTTGACCCGGATAACCGCCTGTTGAGCGGAATGTCACTCCGCCGGTTGGAAGCCGAAACGCTTCGTGACAGCGTCTTAGCAATCAGTGGACAGTTGAATCCGAAACGATTTGGCCCTCCGGTGCCGGTGATGCAAGACCGAGTGGGACAAATTGTGATTGGCATCGAAAATCTTAGTGCCGGGCGTCCTGGTCCGGTGATCGATATGAAGGGTGAGGATTTTCGCCGTTCCGTCTATGTCCAAGTCCGCCGCAGTCGTCCGCTGGGGGTGCTCGATACCTTTGATGCCCCGCTGATGACGCCCAACTGTGAAAGCCGTTCGTCGTCGACCGTTGCCCCTCAGTCGTTGCTGCTCATGAATAGTGAGTTTCTGATAGCGCGGTCCACTGATTTTGCCAAGCGGGTCACCAAAGAGGCGGGGGAGGACCCTAGGTCGCAGGTCAAGCGGGCCTGGGAACTTGCCCTCTGTCAAACTCCTAGCGAAGCACAAATTGATTCTGCAATCGCTTTCATTGACCGTCAAACGAAGACCTTGGCCGATTCAGCCGAAGCACAGAACCTTGCCAAAGCGGACAAGGCTCAAACGCCACGGTTGTTGGCGCTGGCTAATTTTTGTCAAACGCTCTTGAGTTCAAATCGTTTCCTGTACGTTGACTAA
- a CDS encoding DUF1559 domain-containing protein, which yields MTNIKTAFSPTVCRMWNQRQRPAKAFTLVELLVVIAIIGVLVGLLLPAVQAAREAARRMQCSNNLKQLTLALHNYESAHRVFPPGSLGYPFVWSPQSQLLPFVEQASLQDLLIYEVPPLTAFGSGFNATQVAQNDSAAQQALPFITCPSDREVVAGSVYGGISYPGSSGSGINAPGNAADDGSVANADGLFFTNSRIGFRDVIDGTSHTVAFGEQLLGDGQNVASPNADYRHRVVELSMATQTTPTACDPATAPAWSGQRGAKWVNGHMADSMFNHYYTPNANVPDCHNGYHNFALVSARSAHAGGVQTSMVDGSVRFVSDSVSLNLWRAAATRAGSEVSQEM from the coding sequence ATGACGAATATCAAAACCGCGTTCTCCCCAACCGTCTGCCGCATGTGGAATCAACGGCAGCGGCCCGCAAAGGCTTTCACCCTTGTCGAACTACTGGTCGTAATCGCGATCATCGGAGTCCTGGTTGGACTGCTGTTGCCAGCCGTTCAAGCGGCCCGCGAAGCGGCCCGGCGGATGCAGTGTTCCAACAACTTGAAACAACTGACTCTGGCGCTGCACAACTACGAATCGGCTCATCGCGTCTTCCCGCCGGGCAGCCTTGGATACCCCTTTGTTTGGTCACCGCAATCGCAATTGCTGCCGTTTGTCGAACAAGCGAGCCTACAGGACCTATTGATCTATGAAGTGCCGCCATTGACCGCCTTTGGCAGCGGCTTCAACGCGACCCAGGTGGCGCAAAACGATTCCGCCGCCCAACAAGCGTTGCCATTCATTACCTGTCCCAGCGACCGAGAGGTTGTCGCCGGTTCGGTCTATGGAGGGATCAGCTATCCTGGCTCGAGCGGCTCAGGAATTAACGCTCCCGGGAACGCCGCGGACGACGGGTCGGTGGCCAATGCCGACGGGCTGTTCTTCACGAATTCGCGGATCGGATTCCGGGACGTGATCGATGGCACCAGCCATACGGTGGCGTTTGGCGAGCAATTGTTGGGCGATGGCCAAAACGTAGCGTCCCCCAATGCCGACTACCGTCACCGCGTCGTCGAATTGTCGATGGCCACGCAGACGACGCCTACGGCTTGCGACCCCGCAACGGCTCCCGCTTGGTCGGGGCAACGTGGGGCCAAATGGGTCAACGGCCACATGGCCGATTCGATGTTCAATCACTACTACACCCCCAACGCCAACGTTCCCGATTGCCACAACGGCTATCACAATTTCGCATTAGTCAGCGCCCGTAGCGCCCATGCGGGCGGCGTACAAACTTCAATGGTCGATGGCAGCGTGCGGTTTGTCAGCGACTCCGTCTCGCTGAACCTATGGCGGGCTGCAGCGACTCGCGCCGGAAGCGAGGTGAGCCAAGAGATGTAA